CAGGAATCTAGTTACCGCACGCTCTGAAAATCACGGAGGAATAGTATCAGACACCTTACTGGGCGCTGTGTGCAGGGACTGCTTTAGCTCCTTGCACCCCTGAGAAAGGCATGATTACCCCTCAGTTAAGCCCTGTTACCAGTCTTGCGCCCCTTCCATTGCGGGGTCATGTCATCTACAAGCAAGATGGCAGTGGAGCCGCGGTAACCATCCTTGATCAGATCTGCATGTGCCCCACGTGGAGACTGTCCCTAGCGTCCTTGAGCTGGGGTTCCTTCTCCCCAGTAACTTTCTAATGACGTGGTACATTTCCATGCCCTCGAAAATTTCAAAATACTCGTTTACTTTCTTTAAATGGATGTGGAATCAGCATCTGGAAGGTAACACACTGATTCTAAAAGTGGAACTGGCCACATTGGATTTTTTGGGAAAAATAGCAGCTTCTTGTTAAATTGAATCTAAATCTAACCCTGACAAAACATGTACAACTTCAAAGataaattaacaatttttataCCAAAGTAGACATTCGTTTCCTGTGATTCtgttcagttttaatttcctatttacaggtattatttttaaaatatgcattttcatTTGCTTCAAAATGATAAGGATGGGCTAGATTGGCAATGGTTTGATGGCTCTGGGGACTGGTTGACTGGAACATGGGGGTTTAGTATACTGTACTGCTTCTGAATGTGGGTGAAATTACCCCTAACTCagagggaaaaaacccaaactgCCAAATCATAGCATAGCCACACAATAAACTATTAagcaaacattaaaatattttacaaataaagaaaactgcaaatgtgtataaaaaaatgaacatgtttaaaattattaattttagctCCTGGGATTAAATGATTtcactttacatttatttttcagttttttaaaaaacataaacctAAACATTCATGATCTGAAAACCAATTTGTTACCAAGCTGCATCCCATTATCTTTTTAAGACTCTTCATCAACTacttaatatatatttgtttttatttttaattgaattttttccgtatatatatttttttcatcacCTACTTAAGCTTAATGTTTTGAAATTCTGAACTGTCTTGCAATTAAGTATTTTTACTGCACACTCATGGAACTGTGGATTGTCATAGGCAGATAATATATGGAATCTGTCCATAAGGATTAATAGAAATATCCCATATTTTAGTTTCACAGTGCTTGttataatgggaaaaaatgtCTAAACATCCGACAAATTACGTTCTTGAAATAAAATACTGTGCAGTGCTTTCAAATGGAAGTATACTCATTAACCTAGGGGAAAGTTCACAGTTGAGAaagattacaaaataaaatatatgacacCAATTTCATAAATTCATACAAgcatagaaaagaatctgagaaaaaagCATCTTAATTAGTAGTCTAGTGAGTGAATTATAGTTTTGGatgtttttagcttttttgtGTTCGAGTTTTTCCCCCAGTATAAATGGCTCCTGTACAAATATTACACACACAATTTTTCCTCCCTGCACTTGCCTAATGCCCCGAATTCCTGTCCGCGTCCCCACACTTCCACACACTTCCCCAACACTCCTACAACAATCTTTTCTTGTCTCTGGGGTTCCACGATCATCAGGTATCTCCGAATCAGGTACCAGGTTCTGTGCCTTAAGTCTTGTGATTAATGCGCAATTAAAAGGTCAAATTCAACCTCTGACAAGCCGAGAGAACGCAGGGTTCTTGCTAACTGGTTTTTCTAGTTAACTAATGAGATCGTCTGATTTGTTAGCATCATTACTAAACAGTTATGTTCCTTGTCCCTCCAGGACGTCTGGTACCTACATTGACCGTTTCTAACACAGCTCTCATTGTTCAGAACTAGTTGTTGAAAAGGCAAAAGATTAACTTTTTCTAAGTACTGATCCCAGAAAAGATGCCTCGACAtcattgactttttaaaagaagtaattgTTTTCTGACAGCTAAGAATATCCAGTTGAAggttcattttattataaaaggataatGCTTAAGGCAAGCATGTCATTCcaattttctacaaaaaaaaaaaaaggaatcttttAGGTATTAATCTACAAGTCAAAAATCCCTGTTGTGCtattttttaagacaaaaattaataaatctctTTAAACGTACTGCTAGCAATGAGCTCAGAATAAGACAATCTTTATGACTGTAAACACTTCTCACAAACCTAGCAGTGGGATGCTTGGGCAGCACAAACACTGCCAGTTGGGTTACAAggtttaaaattcattattttttccccatttttttttttttttgcggagGGGGGGACATACTTTTAACTGCTACAAGTAATTGCTAGAAATCATGGTACCAAAAAATTGCATGAAGTATCCAAACACACAGCAAATACTCTAGCTCCATGTTTAAATTTTCATATTCACTGACCTATTCCTCCAAAACTTAGAAACTAAAGGAAAATCTGTGTATCAGTTTCAGGCCCTCTACAGCCTCATGACCACCCAGCACTTCCCTATTCCCCAGGGGCTGCCGAAGCCCTCCTCTGGGCGTCAGTTCAATCCAAAGGAACATCTTCGCGTTTTTTTCTGCTGTGTCACGTTTCACATGCCACGCTTCCCGTGAACGCTGCTCGCCTCGGTCACTGCAGTGGCTCACCGTCCTTGCAGAGTTCTATGACCCTCTAGGACTCATCTTTGTACACGCAAATTACTTCCAGGGTAGACATCTGAACTTTGTTCCAAGGCCTCCCCTCTTTAGCAGTAACCGAGGTAAGCTGCCACCTCTGGCCCATTTCTCTATTTGCCAAATCAGGTGTCCACCACCACCTTTAAAGACTACTTAGGTGGCAAAAGTGAAGtgtaacacacacaaaaacaagtcTCAAAAAAACAGTATGCAAATACAACCCTAGCAGATCTAGTTCTAGCTTACTCAGTATTTATAAACTCACCTCATATGGAGAATGAATAATTATGTAACTCTTTGCTTTAGAGGACACTGAACTGATTTCCCATTAAAACAGGTTAGTCCCACAAACATCTTCAAAGTACACTGTAGAAGTAttgtagaaaaatgaaatatgtcACTCTTCCAAAATTTTGGGGAAAAACAAATgtagaaattctttaaaataaaatttacaccAGAACTTAATTCATGTGCTTCAAGAAATTCTTTCACAACTGAGATTTTATTGGTTGTTTTGAGGATCAGTACAGACATTTCCATTTGTACACAATTCTTAACACACATaccaaaaatctaaaataatcatGTAGTTGTGATTCTTTTCCAAACAGTTATTCCAGTGACTTTCCAGCTGAaaatttggaaacaaattttCCTTAACAGGATATCAAGTACCAGTATCATCCAATGTTGATATGCTGTTACATCGTAAGTCCCACCAATTCACAATTTAATATCATATACACTACACACTCAAATTTTCAATCGTTCACAGCACATTAACAAAGTTACTAGGAAACTGGACTACCACGACCAAAGATGTTACAGAGTGCACAAAATTCCGATGAGGAGAGCCAAGATCAAGGAGTGGTTTGCTTTAGGAAACAATTCTACCAAAAACAACATGGGAAGAGAAGTAATTTAAAGTGTTCAAGACATTAGATGCACAACTGACTCCAAATTGCGATTTAATTATGCTCTCTGTATTATAGGATATAAAAACTACCCCCCATCTATGGAATGTTAAGCTGACACTGAAGACAATCAAAGCCTCCCATATTCAATATCCCACTATTTTCTGGTtgtatcaaaaaataaacaaccagcaAATGATTTCACCtcttaaaaaaaagcatttacacTTAAAAAATGGGATGAGGTGGGATTCCCTCcttcttaaaaatgtttctagAGCTACTAAAAAACTTGCATTTACAAAATAGTTGATAAAAATATTCCTCTGGATTGTACAAGAAGGGAGACAGGGACCACTGATAAGACCAGGTGTATGCTATTAATCAGACTTGGCTTCTTTCTCTCCTGCTTCATCAGAGGCTGGGCTCTgcaaatcaaaggagaaatagtGATCAAACATTTGACTTCTGTATCATTGCTATTTAGGGATTTTAGCATTTAATACAATGTTAAGTTTTACTTAGTGTTACTACTGTCTTAGAAATACATTCAATCCTCATTATTTGTAGATCCTGCACTTGTAAATTCGCCTACTCACTAACATTTATTTGTAACCCCTAAGTCCATATTCACGACACTTCCACGGTCACGTGCAGACACAAGGCAGCGGAAAATGTGAGTCACCTGACACGTACGTTCCCAGCTGAGGTTGTTCTGCTTTCTTGTTTCAGCTGTAATGCTGTAAGTAAGTGTCCTGTGCACTATTTAGTGCCACACATTTCAGTTTTTGTGCTTTTGGCTGACAATGTGGACAAGTGTAGGCTACATGCAAGAAAGCTGTGCTGTGCCGCgtggagaaaataaatgttggaCAGCTTCATTTAGGCACGAGTTACAGTGCCGTTTCTGTTGGTCCTGAATTCAATATAACTTATCAAAAGCTTctattaaacagaaacacacataaaaggtTATGGTCTGATCTGCTGACAGAATGTGATCAGAACATCAGAACATTTCAGGAATCAAACCCTGTATTTCTACTACGTGCAACTGCCCAATATTCAGAGCAACCTTACAGAACAGAGCCATCATGAATAAAGAGAATCAACTGTAGTTTAACAAAAGATAACAGAAGCCAAATTCTCCACTTATAGCTGGATTAGTTAATGTCATCTTAATGTCACATGTTTGATGTGTAACTAGAActagaaatgaaaagtaaactGATTACAAATTTCACAGGAATAAATAGTTGATTACTTTAAAGTCTGATCTATGAATATAAAAGTCTAAAAGTTAATAccctaaattatattttctggtTAGCAAAtataatggttttttaaaaaaaggcttgGCTTCATAAAGGTTAACCTTTTGCAGCCTTGCAAACAACTTATTTCTTAAGACCTCTTTTTCTCATAGCTTAAAAGGATAGAGATGGAGGACATCAATCTTTTTGTTTGATCTTAGTTACTATTTAGTCCTACGTAAGTGGCtacttctaagaaaaataaaccttCACTAGAAATGCAAGTGGGAAAAACATGGCAAATGAAGGAAATGgattacaaaattttttaaaagcaatatccagaatataaaaacaaacaagactCATAGTTCTATAGAtggcaatttggaaaaaaaaagactagaatatTTAACAAAACCCTGAGGTtatgtaaaaagagaaaaatgtgttaTACCATTTAGTAAAATACACACCaggaattaaattaataaatgctgTGTACAATGTAGATGCttaaaaaattcatttacatacatatatattttcaaatatgaaCTCATAAAAAATCATCTGTCCACTCACTTGGGGTTACTATCcagaaaaatgttcaacattataAAGGATAAACAGTGCCTTGTCTGCTAcgtaaaaatatacaatttattaCCCACTCTTCTGAGTCAAGGTTagtaacacaaacacacacactcctgaCCTCCTCATTTTTAGTTTCTCCGTTTTCTGCAGGTAAATCTTCTTTAGGCTCTTGGTTAGCCACTTCAGCCTGTTTTCCCTTTGctccccttttcccttttgtttgCACTTTTTTGCCTGAAGATTTATCCTATGACAGAATAAgagtttatattttaagtatcaaTGTTACACGTACTAACATTTTCTGACTTGCTAGAGAGATGTATCCACAACAGCTGCGATGTTAACCCTAGGTCAGCCTAAGTTACACGACACACCTTAAGGTCCCCCCCCAGTCATCAGGACGACGTTTGCCAAGGAGAACCCTACCAGAGCCTGCACACCGAGCCTCACCAGACTTACGATTAAACCTAAAGCCTGAGCTGCAATACTACTTCTCTGCTTTCTCTACCACCCACTAGTCTCTGAGGTTCCACAGGACAGAACAAATGAGGTGGAGAATCACTGGAGGAATCTCTTCCCCACTGAAACCCTACCCACCCCTAAGCTTCTTTTGAGCCCAAATAATAATCAAATTGTCAAATAACCACTGTCCTGACGAGACGCTTACCCTCACAGTAAGATCATTCACCTGAAAAAAGCACCATGTTGTAAGGTCAGGGTGACTATCCTGCTACAGTTAATCCCTTGATATCATATAATGAGTAGCTAAAAGGCTCAATTTTGAGTTTATCGTTTTCATTTAGGTGTTTGAAGAATCTGAAAAGCACAGGTATTAGTACGATGATAAAAAGAGGTTCAAAAGTTAATGCACTTTAATGTGATACAAAACAGTGTTTCTGTATACCATACATTAATGGGGAAAGAGAAACTgaacaaatgtttatttcctgTAAATAGATAACGCAGTAAAACAGTCGAAATAAGGCCACCAGTGAGTTGTGTAAGAACAATACTTGAGTTAAACAGCCACAAACACATGCAAGGAGATCTCACACTTCCAATGCTGAGGTGGAACAATCAGTGCAATTTACTCTGCACCAACGCATTTCACACATAAGGACAGCACGAGGACTATCGCTAAACTCATTATCTTTAAGATAAATAATGCCTTATGTAAACAAACATAGTTGGGACAACACTGTTACATACACGGCTACCATGAAGTGTCACAAATGCTTCTGTACTTAAAAATGATCCATTTATAATCTGATTTCTTTAGACTTCTCATTAATTTCGTAACCATTATCTCAgtaacataaaaatgtaaaatcttaaaagtgaaaacaaaatatgCAATATCCTGGACTGAAATAACACGACTTTTAACTATTAATAGCTGGAAAGCGAGATAAATCAACATGTCTGTAGTACAGTAATCAATATATCAAAAGCTTTACCTTCTGTTTAAGCCTTTAGAATGAATCAATTACAAAGACAAAGATTACAgaaactaaaggggaaaaaaatagctcctccctttccccatcaTGTTTCCTTTGGGAAAACTGAACTGACAGGTTTGTTTCTCAAGGAACACTGAAGACTTACCTGTTGGCCTCTCATTGAGTGAAAGAAAATGTTGATTACATCTGATTTCCCAGACTCAGCTGGAGGTAAAAATCTGAACtggtttcattaaattttttttagaccAGATCAAAATATAGACAGAGGTAAAtgagaataagaagaaaaaaatctgagaaaataGGCATAGTATTTCAGCCAACTGATTTattaaaaaaggcaaataataaaaGATGTGTAAGAATAGTACGGTGTTCACTCAGACATCTTGCAACAAGATCCACTATTTTCCCCTCCGTTAAGTTTCTAGGGTACTCTATTTTTCGTACAGATTACATTATTTCCTTGTGTGAGAAGTTCTATACTACATACACCTATACCTTCCTTgatctgttaaaaaaagaaatcacaaaatagAACTTTCTACTGGAAAAAAGTTAAGATTTTTACCCTCAGCTCTTTAAAacgtttaaacaaaaaaaaaaaaagggaaaaaaacttttGATTGAGCTTCCACCTACACTTTTCAGAAAGGAGTAATCAGGCTAAGGATTATTTGAGGAGACGTCTAACAGCAAACTCTCACTTAAGCTCTGAGTTAACAGAAATTAATCACACCATGAACTCCCCACAATGAACATGAGAGCTTCACAAAGAATGGTTCCCATGCTATATCcaaaaacaaagtaacaaataATACACACGTATTTTGCCCTTCCAACTTAAGTTTTAACGTCATATATCCAAGCACAACTTCATTCCAAAGACCTGCAATGTGAATAATGCCATCATGAATCTATTTTAGAGCAATAGCCATCACGCTACCTACAATTAACTCAAAGCCTGTTATGGTAAAATAATTTAGTGAACTCCTATACAtacaactgtatataaaatacttttagaaTACTGGTAGTCCTGTTACCAGGGAACACAACTCTTTATCTACCCCCCCACACATGATCCCCTACCTTGCCTTGCGAAActtacatacaaaacttacataCTCCCCTTCTCCTGGCCTCAGTCCTAGCTTTGCTGTTGTCAAAAGAGGAAGTACAAGCACGTAACCAACAGAGGAGCACTAACCATAACGTACACAACACAAACAATGGATTTCCCTGGTGAGCGAAAAGTATTATTTAGTATTTTCACCCGTCTTAAGTTTACTCCTAAATTCTGCAACAGTATTAAAAGGATACATTATATTCCCATAAACCAGGATGACTACATCCACTGTATTTCACCCAGACTAGGAAAAGATACTGTTTACTTAAGTTATTAAAACACAGAACAAAAGTAGGTAAATAAGTACTTTTTCGACTTTCCGGGAGACGAGGGCATTTAACTGCAAATTATTTTGAGACACTCAAAAGTCAAGATCTTGCTCGCCGGTGGGGCGCCTTAGGTAGCACTGCAGCATTTCCAAGACACCGCGGTCTCTGAAGGTAAGTTTGAAACCTACCTTTCCTGCCGCCTTTTTTGGCTTCGTTTCCACTTTTGCAGGAGCAGGTTTCTGAAAGGCAAAGGTAACACTTGAGTTTCCACTCGCGTAAGATCCCACGGAAAGGAAAGGTTATGGGGCTCGCCTTACTTACAGCTGACAACCTCGCCGATCTTCTCTTgggctttaggggaaaaaaaggaaaatgagcgAGGAATGAGGGATGCACTGCAAACCGAACCCACCCCCGGGAGAGAAGCGGGGCTCTTACCTCCTCCTTCGCCGCCCCCTCGGCGGAACTGACCTGCGGAAAAGCAGACGGCGAGTGGGCGCAGCCCGCAAACAAAAgtgcccgcgccccgcgcccgcccgcgAGAACAATGCCCGGCCGCGTGACGTCAGCGGCTTCCCGCCGCCGCGTTCGAATCTCCCACCCGGCTC
This portion of the Vicugna pacos chromosome 1, VicPac4, whole genome shotgun sequence genome encodes:
- the HMGN1 gene encoding non-histone chromosomal protein HMG-14, yielding MPKRKVSSAEGAAKEEPKRRSARLSAKPAPAKVETKPKKAAGKDKSSGKKVQTKGKRGAKGKQAEVANQEPKEDLPAENGETKNEESPASDEAGEKEAKSD